Proteins encoded within one genomic window of Oncorhynchus tshawytscha isolate Ot180627B linkage group LG02, Otsh_v2.0, whole genome shotgun sequence:
- the LOC112220078 gene encoding caM kinase-like vesicle-associated protein, with protein MPFGCLTLGEKKDYNNPLEVTDKYDLGQIVKSEEFCEIFRAKDKNTLKMFTCKKFLKKDGRKVRKAAKNEILILKMVKHPNILQLVEVYETRKEYFLFLELATGREVFDWILDQGYYSERDTSNVVRQVLEAVAYLHSLNIVHRNLKLENLVYFNRLKHSKIVISDFHLAKLETGLIKDPCGTPEYLAPEVVGRQRYGMPVDCWALGVIMYILLSGNPPFYDETDDDDYENHDKNLFRKILAGDYEFDSPYWDDISESAKGLVTRMMEVDQDQRLTAQEAINHEWISGNAASNKNIKDNVCAQIEKNFAKAKWKKAVRVTTMMKRLRAPDKGVDSGTPGPAVATSPAAGEPAPAPADPQAPSDPSAAPAAAAPEGEPAAVTEPPAEMEAVACDVTPQAAAEVTAPPEEEASSAEAPVEAPAPEEVDLLSRCNGEAPSPLQPAAEAGDEQG; from the exons ATGCCATTTGGCTGTTTAACGCTCGGGGAAAAGAAGGATTACAACAATCCCTTAGAGGTGACTGATAAATATGACCTGGGACAGATTGTTAAATC GGAGGAGTTCTGTGAGATCTTCAGGGCCAAGGACAAAAACACACTGAAAATGTTTACTTGTAAAAAGTTCTTGAAAAAGGATGGGAGGAAAGTTCGGAAGGCTGCAAAAAATGAGATCCTCATTTTAAAGAT GGTGAAGCACCCCAATATTCTCCAGCTGGTGGAGGTCTATGAGACCAGAAAAGAGTATTTCCTCTTCCTTGAACT TGCTACAGGCAGAGAGGTATTTGATTGGATCCTGGACCAGGGCTACTATTCCGAGCGCGACACCAGTAATGTGGTCCGTCAGGTGTTGGAGGCCGTCGCCTACCTTCACTCCCTGAATATTGTCCACAGGAACCTCAAG CTGGAGAACTTGGTGTACTTTAACCGCCTGAAGCACTCCAAAATAGTAATCAGTGACTTCCACCTGGCCAAACTGGAGACAGGGCTCATCAAAGACCCTTGTGGAACCCCAGAGTACCTGG CACCAGAGGTGGTTGGGAGACAGAGATACGGCATGCCAGTGGACTGCTGGGCCCTGGGTGTCATCATGTACATCCT GCTTTCAGGCAACCCTCctttctatgatgaaactgatgaTGACGACTATGAAAACCACGACAAGAACCTGTTCAGGAAGATCTTGGCTGGGGACTATGAGTTTGACTCTCCATACTGGGATGACATCTCAGAGTCAG CAAAAGGCCTAGTAACCCGTATGATGGAGGTAGACCAGGATCAGAGACTGACTGCTCAGGAGGCCATCAACCATGAGTG GATTTCTGGAAATGCAGCCTCAAATAAGAATATTAAGGATAATGTCTGTGCACAGATAGAGAAGAACTTTGCCAAAGCTAAGTGGAAG AAGGCAGTGCGGGTCACTACCATGATGAAGCGACTGAGAGCGCCAGATAAAGGTGTTGACTCGGGGACTCCCGGCCCAGCAGTAGCAACCAGCCCTGCAGCAGGAGaaccagccccagctccagcagACCCCCAGGCTCCCAGTGACCCCTCTGCAGCCCCCGCTGCTGCAGCTCCTGAGGGGGAGCCTGCTGCTGTCACAGAGCCCCCTGCTGAAATGGAGGCCGTGGCATGTGATGTCACTCCCCAGGCTGCAGCAGAAGTCACAGCTCCACCTGAGGAGGAGGCCAGCTCAGCGGAGGCCCCAGTGGAGGCCCCCGCCCCAGAGGAGGTTGATCTTTTGTCGCGGTGTAACGGAGAGGCCCCATCTCCCCTCCAACCGGCTGCTGAAGCTGGGGATGAGCAGGGTTAG